Proteins from one Pithys albifrons albifrons isolate INPA30051 chromosome 2, PitAlb_v1, whole genome shotgun sequence genomic window:
- the BCLAF1 gene encoding bcl-2-associated transcription factor 1 isoform X3, which translates to MGRSNSRSHSSRSKSRSQSSSRSRSRSHSRKKRYSSRSRSRTYSRSRSRDRVYSRDYRRDYRSNRGMRRPYGYRGRGRGYYQGGGGRYHRGGYRPVWNRRHSRSPRRGRSRSRSPKRRSVSSQRSRSRSRRSYRSSRSPRSSSSRSSSPYSKSPVSSKRRASLEKQAKKTEGAPLQESPLKNKSQDEQKDTFEHDPSEPLDDFNKSSAASGDIWPGLSAYDNSPRSPHSPSIASPPSQSSSCSDAPLLSTAHSAKDTPQHSHSIQHSPERSGSGSLGNGSSRYSPSQNSPLHHIPLRRSPAKTIPSQSAPREEARVRSFYPEGGEQEAAKGGKFMKRYTDEESRVYLLDRGNTREKEAQKERGSEKGRTEGEREWEEQETLDFFVDKETGKEKFNDSEGEDTEETEDYRQFRKSVLADQGKNFPTASHRNAEEEGTKYKSKVSIKGNRESDGFRDEKNYKLKETGYVVERPSATKDKHKEEDKSSERLMMKKESQSPEQVKSEKLKELFDYSPPLHKNLDAREKSTFREESPLRIKMIASDSHRPEVKLKMAPVPLDDSNRPASLTKDRLLASTLVHSVKKEQEFRSIFDHIKLPQANKSTSESFIQHIVSLVHHVKEQYFKSTGMTLNERFTAYQKATEEHSTRQKSPEIHRRIDISPSTLRKHTRLAGEERVFKEESQKGDKKLRCDSADLRHDIDRRRKERSKERGDSKGSRESSGSRKQEKTPKDYKDYKSYKDDSKYVLSVFYTAYGG; encoded by the exons ATGGGTCGATCTAACTCCAGATCACATTCTTCAAGATCAAAATCCAGATCTCAGTCCAGCTCTAGGTCAAGATCCCGATCACATTCGAGGAAAAAGAGATACAG ttctAGGTCTCGGTCAAGGACGTATTCACGATCTCGCAGCAGGGATCGTGTTTATTCTAGAGATTATCGCAGAGATTACAGAAGTAATAGAGGAATGAGACGTCCCTATGGTTACAGAGGAAGAGGTAGAGGGTATTATCAAGGAGGAGGTGGTAGATACCATCGTGGAGGTTATAGGCCTGTCTGGAACCGAAGACACTCCAGAAGCCCCAGGCGGGGCCGTTCACGTTCCAGAAGTCCAAAACGAAGGTCCGTGTCTTCCCAGAGGTCCCGGAGCAGATCTCGTCGATCTTACAGATCTTCCAGGTCCCCAAGGTCCTCTTCATCTCGTTCTTCATCCCCATACAGCAAATCTCCTGTCTCTTCCAAAAGACGAGCGTCTCTGGAAAAGCAGgcaaagaaaactgaaggagCTCCTTTGCAAGAAAGccctttgaaaaataaatcacaagaTGAACAGAAAGATACATTTGAACATGACCCATCAGAGCCTCTTGACGATTTTAACAAATCATCAGCAGCTTCTGGCGACATTTGGCCTGGCCTTTCAGCGTATGATAACAGTCCAAGGTCACCTCATAGTCCTTCTATTGCCTCCCCACCCAGTCAGAGTTCATCTTGCTCTGATGCCCCTTTGCTTAGCACAGCCCACTCAGCAAAGGACACACCTCAACATTCCCATTCCATTCAGCATAGTCCTGAGAGGTCTGGCTCTGGTTCTCTTGGAAATGGTTCTAGCCGATATAGCCCTTCTCAGAATAGCCCGTTGCATCATATCCCTTTGAGGAGAAGCCCTGCAAAGACAATCCCATCCCAGAGTGCCCCCCGTGAGGAGGCTCGAGTGCGCTCGTTTTATCCTGAGGGTGGCGAACAGGAAGCTGCAAAAGGTGGAAAGTTTATGAAAAG GTACACAGATGAAGAGTCTAGAGTATACCTGCTTGATAGGGgtaataccagggagaaggaggcCCAGAAGGAGAGAGGATCAGAAAAAGGGAGgacagagggagaaagggaatggGAGGAACAGGAAACTTTAGATTTTTTCGTTGATAAAGAGACTGGGAAAGAAAAGTTTAATGACTCTGAAGGGGAGGACACAGAGGAGACAGAGGATTACAGACAGTTCAGAAAGTCTGTCCTGGCAGATCAGGGTAAAAATTTTCCTACTGCATCTCACCGGAatgctgaggaggaaggaacCAAATACAAATCTAAAGTTTCAATCAAGGGCAATAGAGAGAGCGATGGATTTAGAGATGAGAAAAATTATAAGCTTAAAGAGACTGGCTATGTAGTGGAAAGGCCTAGTGCAACAAAAGATAAGCACAAGGAAGAAGACAAGAGTTCTGAGAGACTAATGATGAAGAAAGAATCTCAGTCACCTGAGCAGGTAAAGTCTGAAAAGCTCAAAGAACTCTTTGATTACAGTCCCCCTCTACACAAGAATCTGGATGCGAGAGAAAAATCCACCTTCAGAGAGGAGAGCCCACTTAGGATCAAAATGATAGCCAGTGACTCCCATCGTCCTGAAGTTAAACTCAAAATGGCACCAGTACCTCTTGATGATTCCAATAG ACCTGCTTCCTTGACTAAAGACAGGCTGCTTGCCAGCACACTTGTTCATTCTGTCAAGAAGGAGCAAGAATTCCGATCCATCTTTGACCACATTAAGTTGCCACAGGCCAACAAAAGCACATCAGAGTCATTTATTCAGCACATTGTGTCCTTGGTTCATCATGTCAAAG AGCAATACTTCAAGTCAACTGGAATGACCCTAAATGAGAGGTTCACTGCGTATCAAAAAGCTACTGAAGAACACTCCACCCGACAAAAGAGCCCAGAAATACATAG gAGGATTGACATCTCTCCAAGTACCCTAAGGAAGCATACCCGTTTAGCAGGTGAAGAGAGAGTCTTTAAAGAAGAAAGTCAAAAA GGAGATAAAAAATTAAGGTGTGATTCTGCTGATCTTCGTCATGACATTGACCGGCGTAGAAAAGAACGAAGTAAAGAACGAGGAGACTCAAAGGGTTCCAGGGAATCCAGTGGGTcaagaaagcaggagaaaactCCAAAAGATTACAAGGATTACAAATCTTACAAAGATGACAG cAAATATGTATTATCTGTCTTTTACACGGCTTATGGTGGATGA